In a genomic window of Tamandua tetradactyla isolate mTamTet1 chromosome 17, mTamTet1.pri, whole genome shotgun sequence:
- the GTF2A1L gene encoding TFIIA-alpha and beta-like factor isoform X1: MAYVNPVPKLYRSVIEDVIEGVRDLFAEEGIEEQVLKDLKQLWETKVLQSKATEDFFSNTIHSFTLQLPHSLHQTLQTSTASLVIPGRTIPSLTTTELGTSNSSANLTFPSSIGYHIHVPAGATLQTVSGHLYKINVPIMVTQTSGRASILQQPIQQIVHQLGQPSIIQTSVPQLNPSSVQSTTEKSQRLETVLQQPTILHSGTVDRKHLENATSDVLVSPENEYRIMSKALLNPQDSSQYINLPGVVIAPPVSQTGSNLEPMLSVSASVAQNMHGGPFSMVPQGALHQHMSDVQLHVIKNTMYGYDSVKQQRNTEASSSLPISEKDSNSQLDLRIQSPDDINEIIQIDGTGDTSSKEDIGNTRDVDENEFLGIIDVEDLKVLEEEGDSLSNEDSTVNSSDNEDSQIDTVEEDPLNSGDDVSEQDVPDLFDTDNVIVCQYEKIHRSKNKWKFYLKDGVMCFGGRDYVFAKAIGDAEW, encoded by the exons CCTAAACTCTACAGATCTGTAATTGAAGATGTAATTGAAGGAGTACGGGATCTATTTGCTGAAGAAGGTATAGAGGAACAAGTCTTAAAGGACTTGAAGCAG CTCTGGGAAACCAAGGTTTTGCAGTCTAAAGCAACAGAAGACTTTTTCAGTAATACCATCCATTCGTTCACCCTTCAGTTGCCACATAGCTTGCACCAAACTTTGCAGACATCAACAG CATCTTTAGTTATTCCTGGTAGAACTATCCCCAGTCTAACCACAACAGAACTG GGTACCTCAAATTCCAGTGCAAACTTGACTTTTCCTTCTAGTATTGGTTATCATATTCATGTACCAGCAGGTGCAACGCTGCAAACTGTATCTG gtcACCTTTATAAAATCAATGTACCAATTATGGTGACACAGACTTCTGGAAGAGCAAGTATTCTTCAGCAGCCAATTCAGCAAATAGTTCATCAACTTGGGCAGCCTTCAATAATACAGACCAGTGTTCCACAGTTGAACCCATCTTCTGTTCAATCAACTACTGAAAAATCACAGAGATTGGAAACTGTACTACAGCAACCCACAATTCTACATTCTGGAACAGTAGATAGGAAACACTTAGAAAATGCCACCAGTGATGTACTTGTATCTCCTGAAAATGAGTATAGAATCATGTCCAAAGCTTTATTGAATCCTCAGGATAGCTCTCAGTATATCAATCTTCCAGGTGTTGTAATTGCTCCACCAGTCTCTCAAACAGGTTCTAACTTGGAGCCAATGCTCAGTGTTTCAGCTAGTGTGGCTCAGAATATGCATGGTGGGCCCTTCTCCATGGTCCCTCAGGGAGCTCTGCATCAACATATGTCTGATGTTCAGCTTCATGTTATTAAAAATACTATGTATGGATATGATTCTGTGAAGCAGCAAAGAAATACAGAGGCATCCAGCAGCCTACCTATCTCGGAAAAG GATTCTAATTCTCAGTTGGATTTAAGAATTCAGTCACCTGAtgatattaatgaaataattcaaatagaTGGAACTGGAGATACATCTTCCAAAGAAGACATAGGAAATACAAGAGATGTAGATGAGAATGAATTTCTAGGGATTATTGATGTAGAAGATCTGAAGGTACTTGAAGAAGAAGGTGACAGTCTATCAAATGAAGATTCAACTGTTAATAGCAGTGATAATGAAGACTCTCAAATAGACACGGTGGAAGAG GACCCTTTAAATTCTGGAGATGATGTTAGTGAACAGGATGTGCCAGACCTGTTTGACACAGATAATGTAATAGTCTGTCAGTATGAAAAG
- the GTF2A1L gene encoding TFIIA-alpha and beta-like factor isoform X2 has translation MAYVNPVPKLYRSVIEDVIEGVRDLFAEEGIEEQVLKDLKQLWETKVLQSKATEDFFSNTIHSFTLQLPHSLHQTLQTSTASLVIPGRTIPSLTTTELGTSNSSANLTFPSSIGYHIHVPAGATLQTVSGHLYKINVPIMVTQTSGRASILQQPIQQIVHQLGQPSIIQTSVPQLNPSSVQSTTEKSQRLETVLQQPTILHSGTVDRKHLENATSDVLVSPENEYRIMSKALLNPQDSSQYINLPGVVIAPPVSQTGSNLEPMLSVSASVAQNMHGGPFSMVPQGALHQHMSDVQLHVIKNTMYGYDSVKQQRNTEASSSLPISEKDSNSQLDLRIQSPDDINEIIQIDGTGDTSSKEDIGNTRDVDENEFLGIIDVEDLKVLEEEGDSLSNEDSTVNSSDNEDSQIDTVEEIHRSKNKWKFYLKDGVMCFGGRDYVFAKAIGDAEW, from the exons CCTAAACTCTACAGATCTGTAATTGAAGATGTAATTGAAGGAGTACGGGATCTATTTGCTGAAGAAGGTATAGAGGAACAAGTCTTAAAGGACTTGAAGCAG CTCTGGGAAACCAAGGTTTTGCAGTCTAAAGCAACAGAAGACTTTTTCAGTAATACCATCCATTCGTTCACCCTTCAGTTGCCACATAGCTTGCACCAAACTTTGCAGACATCAACAG CATCTTTAGTTATTCCTGGTAGAACTATCCCCAGTCTAACCACAACAGAACTG GGTACCTCAAATTCCAGTGCAAACTTGACTTTTCCTTCTAGTATTGGTTATCATATTCATGTACCAGCAGGTGCAACGCTGCAAACTGTATCTG gtcACCTTTATAAAATCAATGTACCAATTATGGTGACACAGACTTCTGGAAGAGCAAGTATTCTTCAGCAGCCAATTCAGCAAATAGTTCATCAACTTGGGCAGCCTTCAATAATACAGACCAGTGTTCCACAGTTGAACCCATCTTCTGTTCAATCAACTACTGAAAAATCACAGAGATTGGAAACTGTACTACAGCAACCCACAATTCTACATTCTGGAACAGTAGATAGGAAACACTTAGAAAATGCCACCAGTGATGTACTTGTATCTCCTGAAAATGAGTATAGAATCATGTCCAAAGCTTTATTGAATCCTCAGGATAGCTCTCAGTATATCAATCTTCCAGGTGTTGTAATTGCTCCACCAGTCTCTCAAACAGGTTCTAACTTGGAGCCAATGCTCAGTGTTTCAGCTAGTGTGGCTCAGAATATGCATGGTGGGCCCTTCTCCATGGTCCCTCAGGGAGCTCTGCATCAACATATGTCTGATGTTCAGCTTCATGTTATTAAAAATACTATGTATGGATATGATTCTGTGAAGCAGCAAAGAAATACAGAGGCATCCAGCAGCCTACCTATCTCGGAAAAG GATTCTAATTCTCAGTTGGATTTAAGAATTCAGTCACCTGAtgatattaatgaaataattcaaatagaTGGAACTGGAGATACATCTTCCAAAGAAGACATAGGAAATACAAGAGATGTAGATGAGAATGAATTTCTAGGGATTATTGATGTAGAAGATCTGAAGGTACTTGAAGAAGAAGGTGACAGTCTATCAAATGAAGATTCAACTGTTAATAGCAGTGATAATGAAGACTCTCAAATAGACACGGTGGAAGAG